The following proteins come from a genomic window of Geminicoccaceae bacterium SCSIO 64248:
- a CDS encoding GntR family transcriptional regulator has product MHATLERKDRDPVSLVDKAYAWLKNRIVTDLLPAGADIDDAAVALELGMSRTPVRDAIRLLHAQGYVDVLPRKATRVAFLQVRDMRHVYQLITALEVKAVSLIAARAPGEAGVSPLRQACAAMRAVDADGGGLAEWHAADEHFHRGLLELSGNPWITRVGLEHRDFVQRAHLVALRLRNVTATSTVVHAELVDLLAAGDVAGATANHLAQRNRMEDDLIGAVERAGLRAL; this is encoded by the coding sequence GTGCACGCCACGCTCGAACGCAAGGATCGGGATCCCGTCTCCCTGGTCGACAAGGCCTATGCCTGGCTGAAGAACCGGATCGTCACGGACCTGCTCCCGGCCGGGGCCGATATCGACGACGCCGCCGTCGCGCTCGAGCTCGGCATGAGCCGGACCCCGGTGCGCGATGCCATCCGCCTTCTGCACGCCCAAGGCTATGTCGACGTCCTGCCGCGCAAGGCGACCCGGGTCGCGTTCCTGCAGGTCCGCGACATGCGTCACGTCTATCAGCTGATCACGGCGCTGGAGGTCAAGGCGGTGTCGCTGATCGCGGCGCGCGCTCCGGGCGAAGCGGGCGTCTCTCCGCTGCGCCAAGCGTGCGCCGCGATGCGCGCGGTCGATGCCGACGGCGGCGGTCTGGCGGAATGGCATGCCGCCGACGAGCATTTCCATCGCGGCTTGCTGGAGCTGAGCGGCAATCCCTGGATCACGCGGGTCGGCCTCGAGCACCGCGACTTCGTGCAGCGGGCTCATCTCGTCGCTTTGCGCCTGCGCAACGTCACGGCGACCTCGACCGTCGTGCACGCCGAACTGGTCGACCTGCTGGCCGCGGGCGACGTCGCCGGCGCGACCGCGAACCACCTCGCCCAGCGCAACCGGATGGAAGACGACCTGATCGGCGCGGTCGAGCGGGCAGGGTTGCGCGCGCTCTAG
- a CDS encoding isocitrate/isopropylmalate dehydrogenase family protein, which translates to MSKTYEIAVVPGDGIGPEVCSAALETICAAAGRRAFNLVEHPAGAGHFRTHGTALPEETFAACKTADAVLHGAAGIPGVVYPDGTEAGIEFGLQLRFRLDLYANIRPIRLHPGVESPLKNMAAGDIDYVILRENTEGLYASRGSGTNLRDEIATDTLVMTRKGIERIARKAFELARRRNGAPLDGKKRVTVCDKANVLRSYAFFRKVCEQVAEDFPDVELDYGYADAMMVHMVRRPSFYDVIVTENMFGDIISDLGAVTVGGMGMSPSAEIGDSNGFFQAAHGSAPDIAGQGIANPIGTILAGAMMLEWLGERHQDRALTEAAGRIDKAVASVLAKGEALPPDLGGKERTTAVTAAICRAMDQQATAA; encoded by the coding sequence GTGTCGAAGACGTATGAGATCGCTGTCGTGCCTGGCGACGGCATCGGACCCGAGGTCTGCAGTGCGGCCCTCGAGACCATCTGCGCCGCCGCGGGTCGCCGCGCGTTCAACCTGGTCGAGCACCCGGCCGGCGCGGGCCATTTCCGCACGCACGGCACCGCGCTTCCGGAGGAGACCTTCGCTGCGTGTAAGACGGCCGATGCCGTGTTGCACGGTGCCGCCGGCATTCCGGGCGTGGTGTATCCCGACGGGACCGAGGCCGGCATCGAGTTCGGCCTGCAGCTTCGCTTCCGGCTCGACCTCTACGCCAACATACGTCCGATCCGCCTGCACCCCGGCGTGGAATCACCGCTCAAGAACATGGCGGCCGGCGATATCGACTACGTCATCCTGCGCGAGAACACCGAGGGCCTCTACGCCAGCCGGGGCTCGGGCACCAATCTGCGCGACGAGATCGCGACCGACACGCTGGTCATGACCCGCAAGGGCATCGAGCGCATCGCGCGCAAGGCCTTCGAGCTGGCACGCCGACGAAACGGCGCGCCTCTGGACGGCAAGAAGCGCGTCACGGTCTGCGACAAGGCAAACGTGCTCCGAAGCTACGCCTTCTTCCGCAAGGTCTGCGAGCAGGTGGCGGAGGACTTTCCGGACGTGGAGCTCGACTACGGCTACGCCGACGCCATGATGGTCCACATGGTCCGCCGTCCGTCCTTCTACGACGTCATCGTCACGGAGAACATGTTCGGCGACATCATCTCCGATCTCGGCGCGGTCACGGTCGGCGGCATGGGCATGTCGCCGTCCGCCGAGATCGGCGACTCGAACGGCTTCTTCCAGGCCGCGCACGGTTCCGCGCCCGATATCGCCGGTCAGGGCATCGCGAATCCGATCGGAACGATCCTGGCCGGCGCCATGATGCTGGAATGGCTGGGCGAACGCCACCAGGACCGTGCCCTGACGGAGGCGGCAGGGCGGATCGACAAGGCGGTCGCATCGGTCCTGGCCAAGGGCGAAGCCCTGCCGCCGGACCTTGGAGGAAAAGAGCGGACCACGGCGGTGACGGCGGCGATATGCCGGGCCATGGATCAGCAAGCGACGGCGGCGTAG
- a CDS encoding tripartite tricarboxylate transporter substrate binding protein, producing the protein MQSVTRALTALAMGWLVATPATAQDYPARSVTVVVGANPGGGSDTIGRLIAQKFSEIMGVSVVVENRPGASNTIGASATAKAEPDGHTLFVAASTPVSIAPHLIDLDYDTLTDLQPVGLITLVPNVLVVNNDMGVDSVDQLVSFMKEDPGAVKYGSSGFGTTHVILAEQFNIAAGVESVHVPYPGSAPTQIDIIAGVIQMTFDTVPAALSQIKAGNLKPIAVTSPERLKEMPDVPTIREAGYPQVEMQTMYALYTTGGTPRPVVDTLNATLAEALNDPYFRQRLLDFGGTVQVMTTTEFEAFNREEYDRYGEVIRKAGIAAN; encoded by the coding sequence ATGCAGTCTGTCACGCGTGCGCTGACGGCGCTCGCCATGGGATGGCTGGTCGCCACGCCAGCCACAGCGCAAGACTATCCCGCCCGATCCGTCACCGTCGTCGTAGGCGCCAATCCCGGCGGCGGAAGCGACACGATCGGCCGTCTCATCGCGCAGAAGTTCTCGGAGATCATGGGCGTGTCCGTCGTGGTCGAGAACCGGCCGGGGGCGTCGAACACGATCGGCGCGTCGGCCACGGCCAAGGCCGAGCCCGATGGGCACACCCTGTTCGTCGCCGCGAGCACGCCGGTCTCGATCGCCCCGCACCTGATCGACCTCGACTACGACACGCTCACCGACCTGCAGCCCGTCGGCCTGATCACGCTGGTGCCCAACGTGCTCGTCGTGAACAACGACATGGGCGTCGACAGCGTCGACCAACTGGTCAGCTTCATGAAAGAGGATCCGGGGGCGGTGAAATACGGCTCCTCCGGCTTCGGCACGACGCATGTCATCCTGGCCGAGCAATTCAACATCGCGGCAGGCGTTGAATCGGTGCACGTGCCCTATCCCGGCTCGGCGCCGACGCAGATCGACATCATCGCCGGCGTCATCCAGATGACCTTCGACACGGTGCCGGCCGCCTTGTCCCAGATCAAGGCAGGCAACCTCAAGCCGATCGCGGTGACGAGCCCCGAGCGCCTGAAGGAGATGCCCGACGTGCCGACCATCCGCGAGGCCGGATACCCGCAGGTCGAGATGCAGACCATGTACGCGCTCTACACCACCGGGGGCACGCCGCGCCCGGTCGTGGACACGCTCAACGCCACGCTGGCCGAAGCGCTCAACGATCCGTACTTCAGGCAGCGCCTGCTCGACTTCGGCGGCACGGTGCAGGTCATGACAACGACGGAGTTCGAGGCCTTCAATCGCGAGGAGTACGATCGGTACGGCGAGGTGATCCGCAAGGCCGGCATCGCCGCGAACTGA
- a CDS encoding tripartite tricarboxylate transporter permease, with protein sequence MELLEHLAMGFEAALSFQNLSYATIGVVLGTAIGVLPGLGPVPTIAMLLPLTYALPPESAVIMLAGIFYGSQYGGSTTSILVNIPGESSSVVICLDGHQMARKGRAGTALATAAIGSFVAGTVATVLVAAFAPFLSRLAFQFGPAEYFSLMVLGLIGAVALAHGSILRAIGMILVGVLLSLVGTDITSGGQRFTAGFPELFDGVEFVALAMGLFGLAEVIGNAGGAAHRQLLTTTIDGLWPTRDDLRRMTPAIVRGTSLGSVLGLLPGGGATLSSFAAYALEKKVSRRPRSFGTGVVEGVAAPEAANNAAAQTSFIPMLTLGLPGNAVMALMIGALMLHNIQPGPQVIATNPTLFWGLVASMWIGNLILVILNLPMIFIWVKILSIPYRYLYPSIIVISCIGVYSVTNDVFGVFLMAVFGVVGYLLVQLGCEIAPMLLGFVLGQSLEAYFRRAMLISDGSFSVFVTRPLSAALLLLAAAVIVAFLVPSSARKREEVFQEAE encoded by the coding sequence ATGGAGCTTCTCGAGCATCTGGCCATGGGGTTCGAGGCTGCGCTCAGCTTCCAGAACCTGAGCTATGCTACGATCGGTGTCGTGCTCGGCACCGCGATCGGGGTCCTTCCCGGGCTCGGCCCCGTGCCGACCATAGCGATGCTGCTGCCTCTGACCTACGCGCTTCCCCCGGAGAGCGCCGTCATCATGCTGGCCGGGATCTTCTACGGCTCGCAGTACGGCGGCTCGACCACCTCGATCCTGGTCAATATCCCCGGCGAGTCCTCGTCGGTCGTCATCTGCCTCGACGGGCACCAGATGGCGCGCAAGGGCCGGGCCGGCACCGCCCTGGCGACGGCGGCGATCGGTTCGTTCGTCGCCGGCACGGTCGCGACCGTGCTCGTCGCGGCCTTCGCGCCGTTCCTCTCGCGTCTCGCCTTCCAGTTCGGGCCGGCCGAGTACTTCTCCCTGATGGTGCTGGGGCTGATCGGCGCGGTCGCCCTCGCCCACGGCTCGATCCTGCGCGCGATCGGCATGATCCTGGTCGGCGTGCTGCTCAGCCTGGTCGGCACGGACATCACATCGGGGGGACAGCGCTTCACGGCCGGCTTCCCGGAGCTGTTCGACGGCGTCGAGTTCGTCGCCCTCGCGATGGGCCTATTCGGGCTCGCCGAGGTCATCGGCAACGCGGGCGGCGCCGCCCATCGTCAGCTCCTGACCACGACCATCGACGGCCTCTGGCCGACGCGGGACGATCTTCGTCGCATGACGCCGGCCATCGTGCGCGGCACGAGCCTGGGCTCCGTGCTTGGACTCCTGCCGGGCGGCGGAGCCACGCTGTCGTCCTTCGCCGCCTACGCGCTGGAAAAGAAGGTCTCGCGGCGTCCCCGGTCGTTCGGCACGGGCGTGGTCGAAGGCGTAGCGGCGCCCGAGGCGGCAAACAACGCGGCGGCGCAGACGTCGTTCATACCGATGCTGACATTGGGCCTGCCCGGAAACGCGGTGATGGCCTTGATGATCGGCGCCCTGATGCTGCACAACATTCAGCCTGGCCCCCAGGTCATCGCCACGAATCCGACGCTGTTCTGGGGCTTGGTCGCCTCGATGTGGATCGGAAACCTGATCCTCGTGATCCTCAATTTGCCGATGATCTTCATCTGGGTGAAGATCCTGAGCATTCCCTACCGCTATCTCTACCCCTCGATCATCGTGATTTCCTGCATCGGCGTGTACAGCGTCACCAACGACGTCTTCGGCGTGTTCCTGATGGCCGTCTTCGGCGTCGTCGGCTACCTGCTGGTCCAGCTCGGCTGCGAGATCGCGCCGATGCTGCTGGGCTTCGTCCTCGGCCAGTCGCTGGAAGCCTATTTCCGGCGTGCCATGCTGATCAGCGACGGCAGCTTCTCGGTCTTCGTCACGCGACCGCTCTCGGCGGCACTGCTCCTCCTGGCGGCAGCCGTGATCGTCGCGTTCCTGGTCCCGTCGTCTGCGCGCAAGCGCGAGGAAGTCTTCCAGGAAGCCGAGTGA
- a CDS encoding tripartite tricarboxylate transporter TctB family protein: MSLLRKSTLTSLLFIGVGGVFAVIAWLHHPLGTPSSMGRGFFPSWVGLILAALGTIMLLAAPKREGPDEEAIVIALRPLVTIIASVVAFGLTLPSLGLYAATLLSVLIASRADPAFRLGAATALGLALALAGHAVFIAGLGLPVPAWPGILSN; encoded by the coding sequence GTGTCGTTGCTGCGCAAATCGACGCTGACCAGCCTGCTGTTCATCGGCGTCGGAGGGGTCTTTGCTGTCATTGCCTGGCTGCATCACCCCTTGGGCACGCCGTCGAGCATGGGCCGGGGCTTTTTCCCGTCCTGGGTCGGTCTCATTCTCGCGGCCCTGGGCACGATCATGTTGCTCGCGGCCCCCAAGCGGGAAGGTCCTGACGAGGAGGCGATCGTCATCGCGCTCCGCCCCCTGGTCACGATCATCGCCTCGGTGGTCGCGTTCGGGCTTACCTTGCCGAGCCTCGGCCTGTATGCCGCGACGCTCCTTTCGGTCCTGATCGCATCCCGGGCGGACCCGGCGTTCCGGCTTGGCGCGGCGACGGCCCTGGGCCTGGCGCTGGCGCTCGCAGGGCACGCCGTGTTCATCGCGGGCCTGGGCCTGCCCGTGCCGGCATGGCCCGGCATCCTGTCGAACTGA
- a CDS encoding TRAP transporter substrate-binding protein, with product MKWTASFFATALLATHLVAPPAARADTLDVASTFPKGMPYLGEGAEHLAELLDQVSEGELGLRVHGAGDLVPALEVFNAVSSGAIDAGWDWVGYWAGAIPVAGLAGAMPFGPSPEVFLGWMWDAGGLEILQKAYDPYDVKVLPCHLTVPEPAGWFQKEIKTVDDLKGLRFRISGLGGKVLNRLGASTQLIPGGEIYVALERGRIDGTEFSLPTVDKTLGFSDIAKYYYFPGWHQPASWNSLIINMDVWNGFSEAEQNLYLTACRANVMWSLAVAAEPQADTLRGFEEQGVTVLRLPDPVLDALRETSAEVLQEEAANDPIFKEALDSINAYMETVQPWYSLQALPVSASPKL from the coding sequence ATGAAGTGGACGGCCTCCTTCTTCGCGACCGCTCTGCTCGCAACGCATCTGGTCGCCCCGCCCGCCGCACGGGCCGACACGCTGGACGTGGCCAGCACCTTCCCAAAGGGGATGCCCTATCTCGGGGAAGGCGCCGAGCACTTGGCGGAACTCCTCGATCAGGTCTCGGAGGGAGAGCTTGGCCTCCGTGTCCACGGTGCCGGCGATCTCGTGCCGGCGCTCGAGGTGTTCAACGCGGTGAGCTCCGGCGCGATCGATGCGGGCTGGGATTGGGTCGGCTATTGGGCGGGCGCGATCCCGGTCGCAGGCCTTGCCGGCGCCATGCCGTTCGGACCGTCACCCGAGGTCTTCCTCGGCTGGATGTGGGACGCGGGCGGGCTCGAGATCCTGCAAAAGGCTTACGACCCCTACGACGTCAAGGTGCTTCCCTGCCACCTGACCGTGCCCGAGCCTGCAGGCTGGTTCCAAAAGGAGATCAAGACGGTCGATGACCTGAAAGGCCTGCGTTTCCGGATCTCGGGTCTCGGCGGCAAGGTCCTGAACCGGCTCGGCGCCAGCACGCAGCTCATTCCCGGCGGCGAGATCTACGTGGCGCTGGAGCGCGGCCGCATCGACGGCACGGAATTCTCGCTGCCGACCGTCGACAAGACGCTCGGCTTCTCGGACATCGCCAAATATTATTATTTTCCCGGCTGGCATCAGCCGGCGAGCTGGAACTCCCTCATCATCAACATGGACGTCTGGAACGGGTTCTCCGAGGCCGAGCAGAACCTGTACCTCACGGCCTGCCGCGCCAACGTGATGTGGTCGCTCGCCGTCGCCGCCGAGCCGCAGGCCGACACGCTTCGAGGGTTCGAGGAGCAGGGCGTGACGGTGCTCCGACTGCCCGATCCCGTTCTCGACGCGTTGCGCGAAACGTCGGCGGAGGTTCTCCAGGAGGAAGCCGCAAACGATCCGATCTTCAAGGAGGCTTTGGACTCGATCAACGCGTACATGGAGACGGTGCAGCCCTGGTACAGCCTGCAGGCCTTGCCCGTCTCGGCCTCGCCGAAGCTCTGA